GGTGCACCAGCTGCCGGTGGCGCACGACGCGGTCCTCGTCGCGGCAGATCATGGCGTCCGCCACGCGGGTCGCGAAGTCCTCGGCGCGCCCGGCGGCGAGAATCTCGGCGACTTGCCGCAGCCCGTCGTGCTGGGCATCGGTAAGGGTGGAGGGCATTCCGCCCAGGACCAGCCGCGCGATGCGGTCGGGATACCGCTGGGCCTGCCGAAAGGCCAGGATCGCGCCGAATGAGTACCCGAAGAGATTGACGCGCGGGACACCGAGGTCCTCGATGATCCGCGCCACGGCGGTGTGCAGCACTTCGATGCCCGCGTCGGCGGGGCAGACCGCGCCGCTTCCCATGCCGGGCAGGTCCGCGGTGACCAGATCGGCCACCGGTCCGAGGCGGTCCTCCATCTGGGGCCAGCCGAACATGCCTTGCAGCGCGCCGCCGAACACGACGACGGGTTCGGTGACGGGCTCGGGCCGGGGCAGCACTCGGTACGCATAGCGCATGCCGTCGACTGTCAGGGACCGGACGATTTCCTCGGACAACAACACTCCTTCACGGCGGCTGCGGCTCCTTCACGGGGCTCGCTCACGGGCTCGCTCACGGCGGTTCACTCACGGATCAGGACGAGAGCCGCATTGTGCCCGCCGATGCCGAGCGAACTCTTCACCGCGCAGTTCGCGGCCACCGGCCGGGACTCCTTGCGCACGACCTCGACCGGGATTCGTGGGTCGGGGGTTTCCAGATTGACGGTGGGCGGGACGAGCCGGTGCTGCAGCGAGAGAATGGTCAACGCGGTCTCGATGCCGCCCGCCGCGCCGAGCGTGTGGCCGGTCATGGCCTTGGTGGAGGTGACGAGGCCGTGATCGCCCAGGACGCGGTGGACGGCGTTTCCCTCGATGAGGTCATTGAGCACCGTGGACGTGCCGTGGGCGTTGACGTGGCCGACGTCCGCCGCAGCGACGTCCGCCTCCGCCATGGCCGTGCGCAGCGCGCGTTCGATGCCGATGCCGTCCGGGTGGGGCGCCGCCATGCTGTGCGCGTCGCTGGTCGCGGCATACCCGGCGATCCCCGCCCGGATGCGCGCCCCGCGCGCCCTGGCGTGTTCGGGGCGTTCCATGACGAGCAGGCCCGCGCCCTCGCCGATCACGAAGCCGTCCCGGTCGACGTCGAAGGGGCGGCAGGCCCTGGCCGGATCGTCGCGGCGGACGGACATCGCCTTCATCTGGCAGACGCCGGCGTAGATCAACCGGGACCGGAGGGACTCCGCTCCGCCGGCGATCGCGACATCGCACGCCCCGGCACGCAGGAATTGATAGGCCGTGCCGATGGCCATGGTGCCGGAACAGCAAGCCGTGGTCACGGCCATGCTGGGGCCGTGGATGCCGAGGTCGGTGCAGACGTTGCTGGCCGCGCCGTTGACCATGCTGAGCGGCGCGACCATCGGGGAGACCCGGCGGGCGCCCTTCTGGGCGAGAACGGCGTGCTGGGCGTCGTAGAACGGCAGTCCGCCGTGCGCGGAGCCGATGACGACGGCGACGCGGGCGCTGTCCCATGCCGAGGTGTCCAGAGCGGCGTCGGCCAGCGCCTCGCGTGCCGCGATGACGGCGAGCTGGGTGAAGCGGTCCATCAGCCGCAGGGCGGCCGCACCGAAGATCTGCTCGGTGTCCAGGCCGGTGATGGTGTACATGAAGTCGCATGGCAGGCCGTCGAGTTCCCCGAGCGGCCCCACGGACGTGGGGGCGTCCGACTCGGTGACCGTCCGCCAGGTCTCGGCCACACCGACGCCTGCGGGGGTGACCATCCCGAGACCCGTGACCGCGGCGACGAACGGCCGCCGGTTCCGCCCCGTCACGCGGGGAGCCTGCCCTGGACGGCGGCCACCAGCTCGCCCACCGTGCTGCGAGAGCTCAGCTGCACGTCGTCGAGATCGATGTCCAGCCGGTTCTCGATGATGACCCGCAGTTCCTCCAGCGCTAGTGAGTCCACGCGAAGGCCGTGCAACGAAGCGTCGGGATGGACGGCACCGGGGTCCGCCCCGAACTTCTTCACGAGCAGGGTGTGGATCTCATCAGCGGTCCCCATCCGGTGGCCTTCCATCACTGCTGAACACGGCAGAATCTGTCACGCATAACCGAACCTATCGGTGCAATCGGCCCGCCCGGCTTTGCCTGCGATCGCTCGTCCGGGTGGACCGAGCGAACAAAAGGCCGAACTGTACGCGTGTGGGTATCGGAGTGGCCGAGGCCGCGCAACAGGGCGCGGGAAGCCTGTCCGGGGAGCGTGCCGGAGGCAGCGCGGATCATCGGTGCGAGCGCGCTGGGTGCTCGGCCCCGGGGTTGTGGGACCCCCCCGGGGCCCGGCAGAGGCCTACCGGCGGGTGTTGACCGTCACTCGGGTGCCGCCGGCAGCGCTCGCGGCGCCGCCGGCCAGGCCGACGGCCGGTGCGGCGGCGGTATGGCCGGTCAGGGCGACAAGCGGCAGACGCTCTTATCTTTCACTAAGAACGTTCCCCTAGCGTCCCGTTCATGATGATGCAACGTGGTGCAGTCGGATCTGTTGTCCTCACGGCCGTGGCCTTGACGGCCACCGTCGGGGTGGCCGTCGCGGCTCCTGCCCCCGGCAAGGCCGCCGGCTCGGTGTCCCGGGGCAAGGTGACGGACAATCTGTACAT
The window above is part of the Streptomyces syringium genome. Proteins encoded here:
- a CDS encoding alpha/beta fold hydrolase — translated: MSEEIVRSLTVDGMRYAYRVLPRPEPVTEPVVVFGGALQGMFGWPQMEDRLGPVADLVTADLPGMGSGAVCPADAGIEVLHTAVARIIEDLGVPRVNLFGYSFGAILAFRQAQRYPDRIARLVLGGMPSTLTDAQHDGLRQVAEILAAGRAEDFATRVADAMICRDEDRVVRHRQLVHRYVRRSLLHVARHSPHAAHALGRTLANRLDLGGGLTGVPTLSFAGEHDTVVPPAAQRAFATTIEDSRFAVIAESDHWVIMERAAEVADLTWRFFTDQPLHSAPYLAEPLSRRGAALVRRATAGGTPSFS
- a CDS encoding beta-ketoacyl-[acyl-carrier-protein] synthase family protein; the encoded protein is MTGRNRRPFVAAVTGLGMVTPAGVGVAETWRTVTESDAPTSVGPLGELDGLPCDFMYTITGLDTEQIFGAAALRLMDRFTQLAVIAAREALADAALDTSAWDSARVAVVIGSAHGGLPFYDAQHAVLAQKGARRVSPMVAPLSMVNGAASNVCTDLGIHGPSMAVTTACCSGTMAIGTAYQFLRAGACDVAIAGGAESLRSRLIYAGVCQMKAMSVRRDDPARACRPFDVDRDGFVIGEGAGLLVMERPEHARARGARIRAGIAGYAATSDAHSMAAPHPDGIGIERALRTAMAEADVAAADVGHVNAHGTSTVLNDLIEGNAVHRVLGDHGLVTSTKAMTGHTLGAAGGIETALTILSLQHRLVPPTVNLETPDPRIPVEVVRKESRPVAANCAVKSSLGIGGHNAALVLIRE
- a CDS encoding acyl carrier protein, whose amino-acid sequence is MGTADEIHTLLVKKFGADPGAVHPDASLHGLRVDSLALEELRVIIENRLDIDLDDVQLSSRSTVGELVAAVQGRLPA